The following are encoded together in the Methanomassiliicoccales archaeon genome:
- a CDS encoding helix-turn-helix domain-containing protein produces the protein MEDPLNLESRRRIYQFIARNPGTYLREMERSLSMQPGVLSYHLDLMEKKGLIRSESDGYIKRYFPAEKFRQRDRRIVSFLRQPSPRKILMHLLVNGSSSFQALMNAAGISKSTLSYHLKKLTGMGIVLAQRMEREIFYSVENPDEVANLLITLQESLESDAVDRFVDIWKKLSK, from the coding sequence CCAGAAATCCGGGTACATATTTGAGGGAAATGGAGCGCTCTCTTTCAATGCAGCCTGGTGTACTCTCATATCATCTTGATTTGATGGAGAAAAAGGGACTCATCAGATCGGAAAGTGATGGATACATCAAGAGGTATTTCCCCGCAGAGAAATTTAGGCAGAGAGATAGGAGGATCGTCTCATTTTTACGACAGCCTTCTCCTCGGAAAATTTTGATGCATCTATTAGTTAACGGATCCTCGAGTTTCCAGGCATTGATGAATGCCGCGGGAATTTCAAAATCAACGCTTTCGTATCACCTGAAAAAGCTCACAGGCATGGGTATTGTACTTGCCCAGCGGATGGAAAGGGAAATTTTTTACAGCGTGGAAAACCCCGATGAGGTCGCAAATCTGCTTATTACGCTGCAGGAGAGTCTCGAAAGCGACGCGGTAGACCGTTTTGTTGATATATGGAAGAAATTGAGCAAGTGA